One window from the genome of Candidatus Didemnitutus sp. encodes:
- a CDS encoding RNA pseudouridine synthase gives MHERTDDAPALPQVDRPDDRRARQTADDHVQFLLLVSAVGAEFWSAIPLGFGVKLCAHDANSLAAFDKPAGVLSHPNSRADEPRSLLTCRYDEAAESWIWTDEAGVERRVWLLNRLDGATSGVILVAAEAALARAIKEQFARKQIRKVYHALVFGKPSERVQLWRDLLAVQKKGGQVRTSVSAGHIPAVTQFSFVRHQQGAFSTSLIKLEPHTGRSHQLRVQCAKRHLPIVGDQTYGDFGLNRAFAKATGEKRLFLHSLETSFSYEFAGATHHFKAHAPLPAEFEQRY, from the coding sequence ATGCACGAACGCACTGACGATGCGCCAGCCCTACCGCAAGTGGACCGACCAGATGATCGCCGTGCTCGGCAAACAGCAGACGATCACGTTCAGTTTCTATTACTGGTGAGCGCCGTCGGGGCAGAGTTTTGGTCGGCCATCCCGCTCGGGTTCGGCGTCAAGTTGTGCGCGCACGACGCCAATAGCCTCGCGGCGTTCGACAAGCCCGCCGGCGTGCTGTCGCATCCCAACTCGCGCGCCGACGAACCGCGCTCGCTGCTGACCTGCCGCTACGACGAAGCGGCGGAGAGCTGGATCTGGACCGACGAAGCGGGAGTGGAGCGGCGCGTCTGGCTCCTGAACCGCCTCGATGGTGCGACCTCGGGAGTAATTCTCGTCGCGGCGGAGGCCGCGCTGGCGCGGGCGATCAAGGAGCAGTTCGCGCGGAAACAAATCCGCAAGGTCTACCACGCGCTCGTTTTCGGCAAACCCTCGGAACGGGTTCAACTCTGGCGCGATCTGCTCGCGGTCCAAAAGAAGGGCGGCCAGGTGCGCACGAGCGTGAGCGCCGGCCACATACCCGCCGTGACGCAATTCAGCTTCGTGCGGCACCAGCAAGGAGCGTTCTCGACGTCGCTGATCAAACTCGAGCCGCATACCGGACGCAGCCATCAGCTCCGCGTGCAATGCGCCAAGCGCCACCTGCCGATCGTCGGCGACCAGACCTACGGCGACTTCGGTCTGAACCGCGCCTTCGCAAAGGCCACGGGCGAGAAGCGCCTGTTCCTCCACTCGCTTGAGACGAGTTTCAGTTACGAATTCGCCGGCGCAACGCACCACTTCAAGGCGCACGCGCCACTGCCGGCGGAGTTTGAGCAAAGATATTGA
- a CDS encoding type II toxin-antitoxin system VapC family toxin — MLLYLDTSVLLKLHVREPESEAIAALVAGQQLCSSRLAMLEFQSALLRLEREKKRTEEIRTGALSRFRMKWSLGYFHLVPLNHHVLARASQIMLACHPVAPMKTLDALHLASFEESGAGALVTTDKQMRTAAQHLGFTLESP; from the coding sequence GTGTTGTTGTATCTGGATACGTCTGTGCTGCTGAAGCTCCACGTGCGCGAACCGGAGAGCGAGGCGATCGCTGCCTTGGTTGCAGGACAACAATTGTGTTCATCGCGGCTCGCTATGCTCGAGTTTCAATCGGCCCTCCTGCGACTCGAGCGAGAAAAGAAGCGGACGGAGGAAATTCGGACGGGGGCGTTGAGCCGCTTTCGCATGAAGTGGAGCTTGGGCTATTTCCATCTCGTCCCGCTCAACCACCACGTGCTGGCTCGCGCATCGCAAATAATGTTAGCGTGTCATCCCGTTGCACCCATGAAAACACTCGATGCGCTCCACCTCGCGAGCTTCGAGGAGAGCGGCGCGGGTGCATTGGTGACCACGGATAAACAAATGCGCACCGCGGCGCAGCACCTCGGATTCACCTTGGAGAGCCCCTAG
- a CDS encoding type II toxin-antitoxin system prevent-host-death family antitoxin, producing MYVATHGHMRAKKKSRQTGVAEPASSYATEPHEVSVRMAKDQLSALLERAARGEEIIITSDGVPKATLSRYKPKPQVKAFEPDMAWLRSMPLLSDSTSAIRAERDV from the coding sequence ATGTATGTGGCCACGCATGGCCACATGCGCGCAAAAAAGAAATCTCGGCAAACGGGCGTTGCTGAACCGGCCTCTTCCTACGCGACTGAGCCTCACGAAGTGAGTGTGCGTATGGCCAAGGATCAATTGTCGGCTCTTTTGGAACGCGCGGCTCGCGGCGAAGAAATTATCATTACAAGCGACGGCGTGCCGAAGGCTACGTTGTCGCGCTACAAGCCCAAACCACAGGTAAAGGCGTTCGAGCCCGACATGGCCTGGCTGAGGTCGATGCCGCTTTTGTCCGATTCAACGTCAGCCATTCGAGCAGAGCGGGACGTTTGA